From Montipora foliosa isolate CH-2021 chromosome 6, ASM3666993v2, whole genome shotgun sequence, a single genomic window includes:
- the LOC138007204 gene encoding adrenocorticotropic hormone receptor-like, which yields MAGAENSCASVRAPVPLSFITASLSLLLALMTIPGNFLVCFAVFKDPHKSLKTPFTFFVVDLAVSDLIVGVITEPISVLIHFREGLSLDIGQFAWLIHMSYFISCTASVLNLAALTADRYTAISYPLRYRARFGTKRAIFITGSIWFVSCSLPFVYFKVGYLRYTFVFANTAVALTLIIFLFTYARVLRDMRAQVSELETIRQSSQSEENRARLRAASREKNLTQALMMMLGIFLFCYTPSCVMIYIMNLCLSCDCITIHVLRDLQFIFVLLSSALNPFLYAWRLPNFRRAFKRILLPRSIQEESSPSSWQDYRGKSALGAVEDS from the coding sequence ATGGCTGGTGCTGAAAATTCATGTGCCAGCGTACGAGCGCCAGTACCTCTTTCCTTCATAACGGCAAGTTTGTCTCTGCTCCTTGCCCTAATGACAATTCCAGGCAACTTTTTAGTCTGCTTTGCTGTCTTCAAGGATCCCCATAAAAGTCTCAAGACGCCTTTCACTTTCTTCGTTGTGGATCTGGCCGTATCAGACTTGATTGTGGGCGTGATCACTGAGCCGATATCTGTGTTGATTCACTTTCGCGAAGGCCTTTCTCTTGATATTGGTCAATTTGCTTGGTTGATCCACATGTCTTACTTTATCTCCTGCACCGCGTCAGTTTTGAACCTCGCTGCTTTGACAGCGGATCGCTATACAGCCATAAGCTACCCTTTACGGTATCGAGCAAGGTTCGGCACTAAACGTGCCATTTTCATCACAGGTTCCATTTGGTTTGTATCTTGCTCATTGCCGTTTGTTTACTTCAAAGTTGGCTATTTGAGGTATACCTTTGTGTTTGCAAACACTGCTGTAGCTTTGACtttaatcatttttcttttcacaTACGCTCGGGTTTTGCGAGACATGCGAGCGCAGGTTTCGGAATTGGAAACAATACGACAGAGCTCACAATCAGAGGAGAATCGTGCAAGACTCAGAGCGGCTTCCAGGGAGAAAAATTTAACGCAGGCACTTATGATGATGTTAGGGATCTTCCTTTTTTGCTATACTCCATCCTGTGTTATGATTTACATAATGAATCTCTGTTTGTCTTGTGACTGCATTACTATCCATGTTTTGAGGGATCTTCAATTCATCTTCGTTTTGTTGTCCTCTGCGCTGAATCCATTTTTGTACGCTTGGCGTTTACCAAACTTTCGGAGAGCTTTTAAGAGGATTTTACTTCCACGAAGCATACAAGAAGAATCATCACCTTCAAGCTGGCAAGACTATAGGGGAAAAAGTGCTCTTGGAGCCGTAGAAGACtcttga